The Deltaproteobacteria bacterium DNA window GTGGGTCCGCTCGATCCGAACAGCGTGTTCGACGACCCGCCGCCGAACACGGCGCCTATGTCGCTTCCCTTCCCCGTCTGCAGGAGGATGATCAGGATAAGAGCGATTGAGACGATCACATGAATGACGATAACCAGTGTGTACATCGGGTTTTTTTAGGTTCCTCCGTTATTTGAACTTCACGATCGAAGCGAACGAGGCGGGTTTGAGGCTTGCCCCTCCGACCAGCGCCCCGTCGATGTCCGGCTGGGCCATCAGTTCGGAGATGTTTTCCGGCTTGACGGACCCGCCATAAAGGATGCGGATCGACCCGGCGGAGTCTCCGTAAAGTTCCGCCAGGATGCGCCGAAGGAAGGCGTGGACCTCCTGCGCCTGCTCCTTCGAGGCGGTTTTTCCGGTTCCGATCGCCCACACCGGCTCGTATGCGACGATGACCTTGGGCGCCTCCGCGGCTCCGATATCCGAAAGCCCCGCGCGAAGCTGGCGCTCCACCACGTCGAATGTCTTCCCCGATTCCCTCTCCTGCAGCGTTTCCCCAAGGCACATGATGGGGACGAGTCCCGCAGCGAGCGCCGCCCTGACCTTGCGGTTCACGGATTCGTCTGTCTCGGCGAAATATTGCCGCCGCTCCGAATGGCCGATGATCGCGTACTTCGCCCCGACGTCCTTCACCATCGCAGGCGAGACTTCCCCCGTGTATGCCCCTTCCGCCGCGAAGTGGACGTTCTGGGAAGCCGCTCCCACGTTCGTCCCGGACGTCATGCCCGCCGCTATGCCAAGCGACGGGAAGGGCGGCGCAATCACGATCTCGACCCCGTTGACGCCTGCGACCAGGGGGAGAAACTCCTTCACGAAAGCGGAGGTGTCGGCGGACGTCTTGTACATCTTCCAATTGCCCGCGATGACCGGGGTGCGCATGGCGCTACTTCGCTCCAGCCACGAACTTGGCCAGGTCCACCATGCGGCACGAATAACCCCACTCGTTGTCGTACCAAGCAAGCACCTTCACCATCTTGCCGTCGATCACCTTGGTCGACAGCGCGTCGAACTCGGAGGAATAGGAAGTATGGTTGAAGTCGACGGACACCAACGGTTCGTCGACGTACTCGATAATCCCTTTCAGGGGACCCTCCGCCGCCTTTTTGACCGCTGCGTTGATCTCTTCCGCAGTCGCCGGCTTCGAAATCTCCGCCGTGAGATCGACCACGGAGACGTTTGCGGTCGGAACGCGTATCGCCATGCCGTCGAGCTTTCCCTTGAGCGCGGGGATCACGAGGGCCACGGCCTTCGCCGCTCCGGTCGTGGTCGGGATCATCGAGAGCGCCGCCGCGCGCGCCCTCCGCAAATCCTTGTGCGGGAAGTCCAGGATCCGCTGGTCGTTCGTGTAGGCGTGGATCGTCGTCATCAGTCCCCGCTCGATCCCGAAGCTGTCCAAAAGCACCTTGGCGACCGGCGCGAGGCAGTTGGTCGTGCAGGATGCATTCGAGATGATGAAGTGCTTCGCCGGATCGAAGGTCTTCTCGTTGACGCCCATCACGAAAGTCGCATCGGGATTTTTCGCAGGCGCC harbors:
- a CDS encoding triose-phosphate isomerase, which codes for MRTPVIAGNWKMYKTSADTSAFVKEFLPLVAGVNGVEIVIAPPFPSLGIAAGMTSGTNVGAASQNVHFAAEGAYTGEVSPAMVKDVGAKYAIIGHSERRQYFAETDESVNRKVRAALAAGLVPIMCLGETLQERESGKTFDVVERQLRAGLSDIGAAEAPKVIVAYEPVWAIGTGKTASKEQAQEVHAFLRRILAELYGDSAGSIRILYGGSVKPENISELMAQPDIDGALVGGASLKPASFASIVKFK
- the gap gene encoding type I glyceraldehyde-3-phosphate dehydrogenase produces the protein MAVKVGINGFGRIGRNFLRAAYNDPALDVVAVNDITDAKTLAHLFKYDSIHGRFEREVGVKDGALVVAGKTIQVLAAKDPSELPWGKLGVEVVIESTGKFTEREGAEKHLKAGAKRVLISAPAKNPDATFVMGVNEKTFDPAKHFIISNASCTTNCLAPVAKVLLDSFGIERGLMTTIHAYTNDQRILDFPHKDLRRARAAALSMIPTTTGAAKAVALVIPALKGKLDGMAIRVPTANVSVVDLTAEISKPATAEEINAAVKKAAEGPLKGIIEYVDEPLVSVDFNHTSYSSEFDALSTKVIDGKMVKVLAWYDNEWGYSCRMVDLAKFVAGAK